A stretch of Gasterosteus aculeatus chromosome 4, fGasAcu3.hap1.1, whole genome shotgun sequence DNA encodes these proteins:
- the LOC120818104 gene encoding protein NLRC3-like isoform X3 yields MKQEELAARLQSKLLSAVCQRELKSNLKKKFQCVFEGIPKTGNSTLLNEIYTELYITEGGPAEVNEEHEVRQIETASWKPARPETTIRLDNLFKASAGGEDRIRTVMTKGVAGIGKTVLTQKFTLDWAEDKYNQDIQFTFPFTFRELNVLREKKYSLVGLVHHFFSEIRAAEICRFEEFQVVFIFDGLDECRPPLDFHNNEILTDVTVSASVDVLLTNLIRGKLLPSALLWITTRPAAANQIPAECAVMVTEVRGFTDLQKEQYFRKRFRDKQQASRIMSHIKTSRSLHIMCHIPVFCWITATVLDEVLRTRERGELPKTLTEMYIHFLVVQSKVKMVKYDGGAETDPPWSPETREMIKSLGKLAFDQLQKGHLIFYESDLTECGIDIRAASVYSGVFTQIFREESGLYQDKVFCFVHLSVQEFLAALHVHLTFFSSSVNLLSGEQTTWLLSKVFKENPEPMRLYRSAVDAALKTANGYLDLFLRFLLGFSLEANQTLLRGLLTQTRSHSRTNQKTVQYIKEKITANVSPEKSINLFHCLKELKDDSLVEVIQRSLRSGRLSTDELSPAQWSALVFILLSSEDLEVFDLKKYFASRKALLRLLPVVKASNKAVLDRCNLSKGSCEALSSVLSSQSSSLRELDLSNNDLQDSGVKLLSAGLESPHCNLESLRLSVCNLSERSCEALSSVLSLQSSSLRELDLSNNDLQDSGVNLLSGGLESPHCELETLSLSGCLITEEGSASLASALSSNPSHLRELDLSYNHPGDLVVKLLFSGLEDPHWKLETLRVEPAGARWYRPGVKKYSCELTIDTNTVNPRLKLSDNNRKVTHETEFQSYPDHPDRFDSLPQLLCRTGLTGRCYWEVEWSGRVNVSVSYRGIRRKGDSRDCLFGMNDQSWSLGCSHKGYYVCHNKRTTSIPSCSSSSSSSGRVAVYVDCPAGSLSFYRISSDTLIHLHTFNTTFTEPLYPGFDFMSSSDSGSGSSASLCSL; encoded by the exons AAAACAGGAaactcaacccttctgaatgagatctacacagagctctacatcacagagggtgggccggcagaggtcaatgaagaacacgaggtcagacagattgaaacagcatcctggaaaccagccagaccagaaacgaCCATCAGACTAGACAACctcttcaaagcctcagctggaggagaggaccgaatcagaacagtgatgactaagggagtggctggcattgggaaaacagtcttaacacagaagttcactctggactgggctgaagacaaatacaaccaggacatacagttcacatttccattcaccttcagagagctgaatgtgctgagagagaaaaagtacagcttggtgggacttgttcatcacttctttaGTGAAATCAGAGCAGCagaaatctgcaggtttgaagagttccaggttgtgttcatctttgacggtctggatgagtgtcgacctcctctggacttccacaacaacgaaatcctgactgatgtcacagtgtctgcctcagtggatgtgctcctcacaaacctcatccgagggaagctgcttccctctgctcttctctggataaccacacgacctgcagcagccaatcagatccctgcTGAGTGTGCtgtcatggtgacagaggtcagagggttcaccgaccTCCAGAAGGAGCAGTACTttaggaagaggttcagagataagcagcaggccagcaggatcatgtctcacatcaagacctcacgaagcctccacatcatgtgccacatcccagtcttctgctggatcactgctacagttctggatgaggtgttgaggaccagagagagaggagagctgcccaagaccctgactgagatgtacatccacttcctggttgttCAGTCAAAAGTGAAGatggtcaagtacgatggaggagctgagacggatccaccctggagtccagagaccaggGAGATGATCAAGTCTCtaggaaaactggcctttgatcagctgcagaaaggccacctcatcttctatgaatccgacctgacagagtgtggcatcgatatcagagcagcctcagtgtactcaggagtgttcactcagatctttagagaggagagcggACTGTACCaagacaaggtgttctgcttcgtccatctgagtgttcaggagttcctggctgctcttcatgtccatctgaccttcttcagctctagtgtcaatctgctgtcaggagAACAAACAACCTGGCTATTGTCTAAAGTCTTTAAAGAAAATCCTGAACCAATGCGTCTATACCGGAGTGCTGTGGACGCGGCCTTAAAGACTGCTAATGGatacctggacttgttcctccgcttcctcctgggtttTTCACTTGAggccaatcagactctcctacgaggtctacTGACACAGACACGAAGTCACTCACGGACCAATCAGAAAACAGTCCAGTATATCAAGGAGAAGATTACTGcaaatgtgtctccagagaaaagcatcaatctgttccactgtctgaaggaACTGAAAGATGATTCTCTAGTGGAGGTGATCCAACGGTCCCtcagatcaggacgtctctccacagatgaactgtctcctgctcagtggtcagctctggtcttcatcttactgtcatcagaagatctggaggtatttgacctgaagaaatactttgCTTCCAGgaaggctcttctgaggctgctgccagtagtcaaagcctccaacaaagctgT ACTGGACCGCTGTAACCTGTCAAAGGGAAGTTGTGAAGCTttgtcctcagtcctcagctccCAGTCTTCCAGTCtcagagagctggatctgagtaataacgacctgcaggattcaggagtgaaattgttgtctgctggactggagagtccacactgtaaCCTGGAgtctctcag actgagtgtctgtaacctctcagagagaagctgtgaagctctgtcctcagttctcagcttgcagtcctctagtctgagagaactggatctgagtaacaacgacctgcaggattcaggagtgaatcTGCTTTCTggtggactggagagtccacactgtgaactggagactctcag cctgTCAGGCTGTctaatcacagaggaaggctctgcttctctggcctcggcTCTGAGCTCCAATCCCTCCCATCtaagagagctggacctgagctacaaccATCCAGGAGACTTAGTTGTGAAGCTGTTGTTttctggactggaggatccacactggaaacttgagactctcag ggtggagcctgctggAGCCCGATGGTACAGACCAGGTGTGAAGAAGT attcctgtgaactcacaatcgacacaaacacagtaaacccaAGACTCAAACtctctgacaacaacaggaaggtgacacatgAGACAGAGtttcagtcatatcctgatcatccagacagatttgactccttgcctcagctgctgtgtagaactggtctgactggtcgctgttactgggaggtcgagtggagcggAAGAgttaatgtatcagtgagttacagaggaatcaggagaaaaggagacagtagagactgtttgtttggaatGAATGATCAGTCGTGGAGTCTGGGATGCTCTCATAAAGGTTACTATGTCTGTCACAATAAGAGAACAACATCCAtcccttcctgctcctcttcctcctcctcctctggtagggtagcagtgtatgtggactgtcctgctggctctctgtccttctacagaatctcctctgacacactgatccacctccacaccttcaacaccacattcactgaacctctttatcctgggtttgactTCATGTCCTCTTCTGATTCTGGTTCCGGGTCCTCAgcgtctctgtgttctctgtag